The window AGGACGGTCGTGCACGTCCGCCGGCGCACCCAGTTCGGCGTGCCGATCGGCTCGTTCCAGGCGGTGAAGCACCGGCTGGCGGACGCGAAGGTGGCGCTGGAGTTCGCGCGTCCGCTGGTCTTCGGGGCGGCGGTCACCCTGGACCCGGCGGATGCGGCGGCGGCCAAGGTGATGGCGTGCGAGGCGGCGTACGCGACCGCGCGCACGGCGCTGCAGCTGCACGGCGCGATCGGATACACGGCGGAGTACGACCTGTCCCTCTGGCTGACCAGGGCGCGGGCGCTCCGGACGGCCTGGGGCACCCCGGCCGAGTGCCGCGCCGCGGTGCTCGGCGCCGGTCGCCTCCGCTGATTGCCCGGGGCGCCCTCAGGCGACGATGCCCTCGGCCCGAGCCGCCGCCAGCCACTTCGGGAACTCCCCCACCAGCCGGTCGTACAACTCGCCGTCGGAGACGGTCCGCGGATCCGAGCCGGCGTGGAAGAAGCCGGCGTTGTCGACGACACGCTTCCCCGGGACGGCCAGGTCGTCGAGCCGGCGCAGGAAGTCGAACTGCCTGCTGTCGGGGTCGCCGAAGCCGATGAACCGCCAGAAGAGGGGGAGGCGGGCGGCTTTGCACAGGTACCGTTCGGCGGCGAGCCTGCTGGTGGGCCCGCCGTCCGTCTGGAACACCACGAGCGCCGGGTCCTCGGCGCCACAGTCGAGGTAGTGGTCGATGACGGCGTCCATGGCCAGGTGGTAGTCGGTCTTCCCCATGTGCCCGAGCCCGGCCACGATGCGATCGATCCGGCCGTGGTGATCGGCCAGGGTGATCTCCGTGACCGCGTCGATGCCGGTAGAGAAGAAGACGACCGGCACGCTGCCGTCGTCGTCGAGTTGCGCGGACAGCCCGAGCACCCGGTCGGCGAGGGCCTGCACGCTGCCGTCCTTGTAGTAGGGCCGCATGGACCCGCTGTGGTCGATCACGAGATAGACGGCGGCCCGCTGTCCCCGCAGCCCGTGCCGGTCGAGGCAGGCCCCGGCCGCCTTGTAGAGGTCCACGAGGGCGGGGGCGGTCTCCAGCATCTTGGTGAGACTGATCGCGGACATACGGCGGTCCTCCTGACCTCAAGGCGCTGCGGCAGCCCCGAGGTTAGGGCACTCCCCCTGTCCCCTCTGTCCTGATCGTTCGCTATTTTGTTCGCCGCCGTCCTCACCGGCTCGTCATCAGCCCCGCACCCCCAAGGAGCCGGCCGTGGAACCCGAGTCCCCGTCGTCGTCCGAGCCCGTCGTCACCACCTGCTACCGCCACCCGAAAGTGGAGTCGTACGTCCGCTGCACGCGCTGCGAACGGTTCATCTGTCCGGACTGCATGCGCGACGCGGCCGTGGGCCACCAGTGCCCCGAGTGTGTGAAGGAGGGCGCGAGAGGGGTCCGGCAGGCCCGCACCGCCTTCGGCGGCCGGATCTCGGCCGTCCCGCTGGTGACGTACGTCCTGATCGGTCTGAACGTCATGGCCTACGTCGCCGAACTGCTCCGCGAGCAGGTCGTGGACGACTTCGCGATGCTCGGCCGGGGTCTGCTCGGCCCGGACGGGCTCCACTACGTCTGGCAGAGCGCCTACCCCGCCGACTTCCACCTCGAAGGCGTGGCCGACGGCGAGTGGTACCGCCTGCTCACCGGTGCCTTCCTCCATCTCCCGCCCACCGAGGGCACGTTCGGCATCCTCCACATCGTGATGAACATGGTCACGCTGTGGAACGTCGGCAGGATCGTCGAGGCCCAGCTCGGCCGCGCCCGTTACCTCGCCCTCTATCTCCTCTCCGCTCTCGGCGGCTCCGTCCTCGTGCTCCTCCTGGCGCCCGACACCAGCACGGTCGGCGCCTCCGGCGCGATCTTCGGCGTGTGCACCGCGTACTACGTCCTGGCCCGCCGCCTGGGCGCCGACGCGGCCGGGCTCAACCGCTTCATGGCCGGTCTGCTGGTGTGGCTGGTCGTCTCGGCGGTCGTGACGTCCTGGCAGGGGCACCTCGGCGGCCTGCTGACCGGCGGTCTGACCGCCCTGGCGTTGGCCTACGCGCCTCGGGACCGGCGGCGGGTGCTGGTGCAGGCGGGGGCCTGCGCGGCGTTGGCGGCGTTGTTGGTGGTGGCGGCGGTCCTCAGGGTCGCGGCGATGACGGCCTGACCGGGCGGCGGCCACCGGGCGGCGGCCCCGCTCCCTGCGAGCCGAGCCGCCTCTCCTGCTCAGCCCCGCTCCCGTCGGTCCCCGGACGTGCGACAGCGCCTGCCCAGTCGTCCGGTCGGGGACTGGCGGGCAGGCGCCGTCTGTGTTCCGTACGCCGTTGTACGGGACGTGTGGGGAGGTCCGGGGATCAGACCATCAGCGAGCGGTCCGTCGGCCGGATCGGTGCCGGCAGTTCGCTCGCGCCCGTCAGGAAGCGGTCGCAGCCCCGGGCCGCGGAGCGGCCCTCGGCGATCGCCCAGACGATGAGGGACTGGCCGCGGCCCGCGTCACCGGCGACGAACACACCCGGCACGTTGGTCTGGAAGTCGGCGTCGCGGGCGATGTTGCCGCGCTCGTCGAGGTCCAGGCCGAACTGGTCCACGAGACCGTTCTCGCGGTCCGTGCCCGTGAAGCCCATGGCCAGCGTCACCAGCTGGGCGGGGATCCTGCGCTCCGTGCCCGGCTTCGGGGTCAGCCTGCCGTCGATGAACTCGACCTCGGTGAGGTGCAGGAACTGGACGTTGCCGTCCTCGTCGCCCTCGAAGTGGGTGGTGGAGACGGAGTAGACCCGCTCACCGCCCTCCTCGTGCGCGCTCGTGACCTTGTAGAGCATGGGGAAGGTCGGCCACGGCTGGTTCGCGGCAC is drawn from Streptomyces bottropensis ATCC 25435 and contains these coding sequences:
- a CDS encoding vWA domain-containing protein; this encodes MSAISLTKMLETAPALVDLYKAAGACLDRHGLRGQRAAVYLVIDHSGSMRPYYKDGSVQALADRVLGLSAQLDDDGSVPVVFFSTGIDAVTEITLADHHGRIDRIVAGLGHMGKTDYHLAMDAVIDHYLDCGAEDPALVVFQTDGGPTSRLAAERYLCKAARLPLFWRFIGFGDPDSRQFDFLRRLDDLAVPGKRVVDNAGFFHAGSDPRTVSDGELYDRLVGEFPKWLAAARAEGIVA
- a CDS encoding rhomboid family intramembrane serine protease, producing the protein MEPESPSSSEPVVTTCYRHPKVESYVRCTRCERFICPDCMRDAAVGHQCPECVKEGARGVRQARTAFGGRISAVPLVTYVLIGLNVMAYVAELLREQVVDDFAMLGRGLLGPDGLHYVWQSAYPADFHLEGVADGEWYRLLTGAFLHLPPTEGTFGILHIVMNMVTLWNVGRIVEAQLGRARYLALYLLSALGGSVLVLLLAPDTSTVGASGAIFGVCTAYYVLARRLGADAAGLNRFMAGLLVWLVVSAVVTSWQGHLGGLLTGGLTALALAYAPRDRRRVLVQAGACAALAALLVVAAVLRVAAMTA